One window of the Enterobacter huaxiensis genome contains the following:
- the ptsP gene encoding phosphoenolpyruvate--protein phosphotransferase, with amino-acid sequence MLTRLREIVEKVASAPRLNEALNILVTDICLAMETEVCSVYLADHDRRCYYLMATRGLKKPRGRTVTLAFDEGIVGLVGRLAEPINLADAQKHPSFKYIPSVKEERFRAFLGVPIIQRRQLLGVLVVQQRELRQYDESEESFLVTLATQMAAILSQSQLAALFGQYRHTRIRALPASPGVAIAEGWMDATLPLMEQVYEASTLDQALERERLTAALEEAANEFRRYSKRFAAGAQKETAAIFDLYSHLLSDARLRRELFAEVDKGSVAEWAVKKVIEKFAEQFAALTDGYLKERSGDLRSLGQRLLFHLDDTIQGANAWPKRFVLVADELSATTLAELPQDRLAGVVVRDGAANSHAAIMVRALGIPTVMGADIQPSVLHRRTLVVDGYRGELLVDPEPVLLQEYQRLISEENELSKLAEDDVNLPAQLKSGERVKVMLNAGLSPEHEEKLGSRIDGIGLYRTEIPFMLQSGFPSEEEQVAQYQGMLQMFNDKPVTLRTLDVGADKQLPYMPISEENPCLGWRGIRITLDQPEIFLIQVRAMLRANAATGNLSILLPMVTSIDEIDEAKRLIERAGREVEEMIGYAIPKPRIGVMLEVPSMVFMLQQLASRVDFISVGTNDLTQYILAVDRNNTRVASIYDSLHPAMLRALAMIAREAEQYDLDLRLCGEMAGDSMCVAILIGLGFRHLSMNGRSVARVKYLLRHIDFDDARELAARSLEAQLATEVRHQVAAFMERRGMGGLIRGGR; translated from the coding sequence ATGCTCACCCGCCTGCGAGAAATAGTCGAGAAGGTTGCCAGTGCGCCTCGCCTGAACGAGGCGCTGAATATTCTGGTGACAGACATCTGTCTTGCGATGGAAACCGAAGTCTGTTCGGTGTATCTGGCCGACCATGACCGGCGTTGCTACTATCTGATGGCGACCCGTGGTTTGAAAAAACCGCGAGGCCGCACGGTTACGCTTGCGTTTGATGAAGGTATTGTTGGGCTGGTTGGGCGTCTTGCTGAACCCATCAACCTTGCCGACGCGCAAAAGCACCCCAGCTTCAAATACATCCCCTCCGTAAAAGAAGAGCGTTTCCGCGCGTTTCTTGGCGTACCTATTATTCAGCGTCGTCAGCTGCTGGGCGTGCTCGTTGTTCAGCAGCGTGAGCTTCGCCAGTATGACGAAAGCGAGGAGTCCTTCCTCGTCACGCTTGCCACGCAGATGGCCGCGATCCTCTCCCAGTCTCAGCTGGCTGCCCTGTTTGGTCAGTATCGCCACACGCGAATTCGCGCGCTTCCGGCCTCACCGGGCGTGGCGATTGCAGAAGGCTGGATGGACGCCACGCTGCCGCTGATGGAGCAGGTTTACGAAGCCTCTACGCTTGATCAAGCCCTCGAGCGTGAACGCCTCACCGCCGCGCTGGAAGAGGCGGCAAATGAGTTTCGTCGCTACAGCAAGCGTTTCGCCGCGGGTGCGCAAAAAGAGACGGCGGCCATATTTGACCTCTATTCACACCTTCTCTCCGATGCGCGCCTGCGCCGCGAGCTGTTTGCTGAGGTGGATAAAGGTTCGGTGGCGGAGTGGGCCGTTAAAAAAGTCATCGAGAAATTTGCCGAGCAGTTTGCAGCTCTGACCGACGGTTATCTCAAAGAGCGTTCAGGTGATTTGCGTTCGCTGGGGCAGCGTCTGCTGTTCCACCTCGATGATACTATTCAAGGGGCGAATGCCTGGCCAAAACGCTTTGTGCTGGTTGCCGATGAACTCTCAGCAACCACCCTGGCTGAATTGCCGCAGGACAGGCTTGCCGGGGTCGTCGTTCGCGATGGCGCCGCTAACTCTCATGCCGCCATTATGGTCCGCGCGCTCGGCATCCCGACGGTGATGGGCGCAGATATCCAGCCGTCGGTTTTGCACCGACGCACGCTGGTGGTGGACGGGTACCGCGGCGAGCTGTTGGTCGATCCTGAGCCGGTTCTCCTTCAGGAGTACCAGCGTCTCATCAGTGAAGAGAATGAATTAAGCAAGCTGGCGGAAGATGACGTCAACCTGCCTGCGCAGCTTAAAAGCGGCGAGCGGGTTAAGGTGATGCTTAACGCTGGCCTGAGTCCTGAACATGAAGAGAAGCTCGGCAGCCGTATCGACGGCATCGGACTCTACCGAACCGAAATTCCCTTTATGCTGCAGAGCGGCTTCCCGTCTGAGGAGGAGCAGGTCGCGCAGTATCAGGGCATGCTACAGATGTTTAACGACAAGCCGGTCACGCTTCGTACCCTGGACGTTGGGGCCGATAAACAGCTGCCCTACATGCCGATCAGCGAAGAGAACCCGTGCCTCGGCTGGCGCGGGATCCGCATTACGCTCGATCAGCCGGAGATCTTCCTGATCCAGGTTCGCGCCATGCTGCGCGCGAACGCGGCGACGGGCAACCTCAGCATTTTACTGCCGATGGTCACCAGCATTGACGAGATCGATGAGGCAAAACGCCTGATCGAGCGCGCAGGCCGGGAAGTGGAGGAGATGATCGGCTATGCGATCCCTAAGCCGCGTATTGGCGTGATGCTCGAAGTGCCGTCAATGGTCTTTATGCTTCAGCAGCTGGCAAGCCGCGTAGATTTTATCTCCGTCGGGACCAACGATTTGACGCAGTACATTCTGGCCGTTGACCGAAACAATACTCGCGTCGCCAGTATATATGACAGTCTGCATCCGGCGATGCTTCGGGCATTAGCGATGATCGCCCGTGAGGCGGAACAGTACGATCTCGATCTGCGCCTGTGTGGTGAAATGGCAGGGGATTCGATGTGCGTCGCGATCCTGATTGGCCTGGGGTTCCGTCACCTGTCCATGAACGGTCGTTCAGTCGCGCGCGTGAAGTATCTGCTGCGTCACATCGACTTCGATGATGCCCGCGAATTAGCGGCACGCAGCCTTGAAGCCCAGTTAGCGACCGAAGTACGACACCAGGTGGCGGCCTTCATGGAGCGTCGCGGCATGGGCGGCCTGATCCGCGGCGGCCGCTAA
- a CDS encoding prepilin peptidase-dependent protein, translated as MSMNQHGFSLTEVLIAMAISSILLLTTSRFLPGLQRAVLLQSGQQELEEEVWQRLFAIGKQLQRAGYCAGQCQGEGLVIGRKGQCVIAQWDANSNGSWDSSVTENDRVGFRLDSGALETQRGAASCEGKGWEKLTDPDRLVIQQFFVSKEVKPGFAPELSIELSAVRKGEPTPYSARYTVTGFNL; from the coding sequence ATGTCGATGAACCAGCACGGTTTCTCATTGACGGAAGTCCTTATTGCGATGGCGATAAGCAGCATCTTGTTACTCACTACTTCGCGTTTTTTACCCGGCTTGCAACGCGCTGTGTTGTTGCAATCCGGCCAACAGGAGCTTGAAGAGGAGGTCTGGCAGCGCCTGTTCGCCATCGGTAAGCAGCTTCAGAGAGCGGGTTACTGCGCAGGGCAATGCCAGGGGGAAGGTCTGGTCATCGGCCGGAAGGGTCAGTGCGTGATAGCGCAATGGGATGCCAACAGCAACGGAAGCTGGGACAGCTCGGTCACGGAAAACGACCGCGTGGGGTTCCGCCTCGATTCTGGCGCGCTGGAGACGCAGCGGGGTGCGGCCTCCTGTGAAGGGAAGGGCTGGGAAAAACTCACCGATCCGGACAGGCTCGTGATCCAGCAGTTTTTCGTGAGCAAAGAGGTTAAGCCGGGCTTCGCGCCAGAGTTAAGTATCGAATTATCGGCAGTGCGCAAAGGCGAACCCACTCCTTATTCCGCCCGCTATACCGTGACGGGGTTCAATCTGTGA
- the rppH gene encoding RNA pyrophosphohydrolase, whose translation MIDDDGYRPNVGIVICNRQGQVMWARRYGQHSWQFPQGGINPGESPEQAMYRELFEEVGLSRKDVRILASTRNWLRYKLPKRLVRWDTKPVCIGQKQKWFLLQLVGNDSDINMQTSSTPEFDGWRWVSYWYPVRQVVSFKRDVYRRVMKEFASVVMQLQEAPPKPQNAPAWRRKRG comes from the coding sequence GTGATTGATGACGATGGCTACCGCCCAAACGTAGGAATAGTAATTTGTAATCGCCAGGGCCAGGTTATGTGGGCAAGGCGATATGGTCAGCACTCCTGGCAGTTCCCGCAAGGTGGGATCAACCCGGGAGAGTCCCCAGAACAAGCGATGTACCGGGAGCTGTTTGAAGAGGTTGGTTTAAGCCGAAAAGATGTTCGCATCCTGGCTTCGACCCGCAACTGGTTGCGTTACAAGTTACCGAAACGTTTGGTGCGTTGGGACACAAAGCCGGTTTGTATCGGCCAGAAACAAAAATGGTTTCTGCTGCAGTTGGTGGGCAACGATTCAGATATCAATATGCAAACCAGCAGTACGCCGGAGTTTGATGGCTGGCGCTGGGTAAGCTACTGGTATCCTGTTCGTCAGGTCGTGTCGTTTAAACGCGACGTTTACCGTAGGGTGATGAAAGAGTTCGCAAGTGTTGTTATGCAGCTTCAGGAGGCTCCTCCTAAGCCGCAGAACGCACCTGCCTGGCGACGTAAAAGAGGTTAA
- a CDS encoding prepilin peptidase-dependent protein produces the protein MKKENGFTLIETLVAISLTVILSATGLYGWDSWQQRQRLWQTASQVRDFLVFLRNDANRHNRDHTLALLRDGKTACLASSVVSDCESGSPFVIKPLWPEVVISEITPSLGFYGLRDTAWAGRIRLNSRAGEWLVMVSNGGRIRMCNTAGEGTCR, from the coding sequence ATGAAAAAAGAGAACGGCTTTACGTTAATCGAAACCCTTGTCGCCATCTCGCTGACTGTGATTCTGAGCGCAACGGGTCTCTATGGCTGGGACAGCTGGCAACAGCGGCAGCGGCTCTGGCAGACCGCTAGCCAGGTGCGTGATTTCCTGGTCTTTCTGCGTAACGACGCGAACCGCCACAACCGTGACCACACCCTTGCTCTTCTGCGGGACGGTAAAACAGCGTGTTTAGCGAGTTCTGTCGTTTCGGACTGCGAGAGTGGCAGCCCCTTTGTGATTAAGCCGCTCTGGCCAGAGGTTGTGATTAGCGAGATCACCCCGTCGTTGGGGTTTTATGGATTAAGAGATACCGCATGGGCCGGGCGGATACGGCTGAACAGCCGCGCGGGGGAATGGCTGGTGATGGTCTCAAACGGAGGGCGGATCAGAATGTGCAATACCGCAGGAGAAGGAACATGTCGATGA
- a CDS encoding DUF2509 family protein: MNRQRGMSSLAFVLLLLVLGTLSLTGLNQQLASFHSLVNGESVSLREQAAVQSALEWGRVQRWLIQPEQQCKQMQSLRVCLRVLSEGRALLIAGDNDLRLWRGGEIMQGQVQFSPHGWSDFCPLKESALCRLP, translated from the coding sequence GTGAATCGCCAACGGGGAATGTCATCGCTGGCTTTCGTTCTGCTATTGCTGGTGCTCGGTACGTTGAGCCTCACCGGCCTGAATCAGCAGCTGGCGTCGTTCCACTCGCTGGTAAACGGTGAGAGCGTCTCCCTTCGAGAGCAGGCTGCCGTACAGTCCGCGCTGGAGTGGGGGCGCGTTCAGCGCTGGTTGATACAGCCTGAGCAACAGTGCAAACAGATGCAATCATTGCGGGTCTGTTTGCGGGTACTGAGCGAGGGGCGGGCACTGCTGATAGCCGGAGATAATGACCTGAGGCTGTGGCGAGGAGGCGAAATCATGCAAGGACAGGTACAGTTTTCTCCCCACGGCTGGAGTGACTTCTGCCCGCTTAAGGAAAGTGCGTTATGCCGGCTGCCCTGA
- the thyA gene encoding thymidylate synthase, with translation MKQYLELMKKVLDEGTPKNDRTGTGTLSIFGHQMRFNLQEGFPLVTTKRCHLRSIIHELLWFLQGDTNVAYLHENNVSIWDEWADENGNLGPVYGKQWRAWPTPDGRHIDQITTVLNQLKNDPDSRRIIVSAWNVGELDKMALAPCHAFFQFYVADGKLSCQLYQRSCDVFLGLPFNIASYALLVHMMAQQCDLEVGDFVWTGGDTHLYSNHMDQTHLQLTREPRALPKLVIKRKPESIFDYRFDDFEIEGYDPHPGIKAPVAI, from the coding sequence ATGAAACAGTATCTTGAATTGATGAAAAAAGTGCTCGATGAGGGCACGCCGAAAAACGACCGCACCGGCACCGGTACGCTCTCTATTTTTGGCCACCAGATGCGCTTCAACCTGCAAGAAGGCTTTCCTCTGGTGACGACAAAGCGCTGCCACCTGCGCTCGATCATTCATGAACTGCTCTGGTTCCTGCAAGGCGATACCAACGTTGCTTATCTGCATGAAAACAACGTCTCCATCTGGGATGAATGGGCAGATGAAAACGGCAATCTGGGCCCGGTTTACGGCAAGCAGTGGCGCGCCTGGCCAACGCCTGATGGCCGCCATATTGACCAGATCACCACCGTGTTAAACCAGCTGAAAAACGATCCGGACTCGCGCCGCATTATCGTTTCTGCCTGGAACGTGGGTGAGCTGGACAAAATGGCGCTGGCACCGTGCCACGCGTTCTTCCAGTTCTATGTGGCTGACGGCAAGCTCTCCTGCCAGCTCTATCAGCGCTCCTGTGACGTGTTCCTCGGCCTGCCGTTTAACATTGCCAGCTATGCGCTGCTGGTGCACATGATGGCGCAGCAGTGTGATCTTGAGGTCGGTGATTTTGTCTGGACCGGTGGTGATACTCACCTTTACAGCAACCACATGGATCAGACGCATCTTCAGCTGACCCGCGAACCGCGCGCGCTGCCGAAGCTGGTCATCAAACGTAAACCTGAATCAATCTTTGACTATCGCTTTGACGATTTCGAGATTGAAGGGTACGACCCGCACCCTGGTATCAAAGCGCCTGTTGCTATCTGA
- the lgt gene encoding prolipoprotein diacylglyceryl transferase: protein MNSGYLHFPEFDPVIFSVGPVALHWYGLMYLVGFIFAMWLAGRRAGRPGSGWTKNEVENLLYAGFLGVFLGGRIGYVLFYNFPVFLNDPLYLFRVWDGGMSFHGGLIGVILVMVIFAKRTKRNFFQVADFIAPLIPFGLGAGRLGNFINGELWGRVDPSVPYTMLFPGSRAEDMALLPSHPEWQTLFDTYGVLPRHMSQLYELALEGVVLFIILNLFIRKPRPMGAVSGLFLIGYGAFRIIVEFFRQPDAQFTGEWVQYISMGQILSIPMIVAGAIMMIWAYRRRPQQQLS from the coding sequence ATGAACAGTGGCTATCTGCATTTTCCGGAATTTGATCCGGTCATTTTCTCAGTAGGACCTGTCGCGCTTCACTGGTACGGTTTGATGTACCTGGTAGGCTTTATTTTTGCTATGTGGCTCGCGGGCCGTCGCGCCGGTCGTCCCGGAAGCGGCTGGACGAAAAACGAAGTGGAGAACCTGCTTTATGCCGGCTTCCTCGGCGTTTTCCTGGGTGGCCGTATCGGCTACGTCCTGTTCTATAACTTCCCGGTATTCCTGAACGATCCGCTCTACCTGTTCCGCGTCTGGGACGGCGGCATGTCCTTCCATGGCGGCCTGATCGGTGTGATCCTCGTGATGGTGATTTTCGCCAAACGGACCAAACGCAACTTCTTCCAGGTCGCTGATTTTATTGCTCCGCTGATCCCATTTGGGCTGGGCGCAGGTCGTCTGGGCAACTTTATCAACGGCGAACTGTGGGGGCGCGTCGATCCGAGCGTGCCTTATACCATGCTGTTCCCGGGCTCTCGCGCCGAGGACATGGCATTGCTGCCGTCTCATCCTGAGTGGCAGACTCTTTTTGACACCTACGGCGTTCTGCCGCGCCATATGTCTCAGCTTTATGAGCTGGCGCTGGAAGGCGTGGTGCTGTTTATCATCCTGAATCTCTTTATCCGCAAGCCGCGTCCGATGGGGGCTGTCTCCGGCCTGTTCCTGATTGGCTATGGCGCATTCCGTATCATCGTCGAGTTCTTCCGCCAGCCGGATGCACAGTTTACCGGCGAGTGGGTACAGTACATCAGCATGGGGCAGATCCTCTCCATTCCGATGATTGTCGCGGGTGCCATTATGATGATTTGGGCGTATCGTCGTCGTCCACAGCAACAACTTTCCTGA
- a CDS encoding prepilin-type N-terminal cleavage/methylation domain-containing protein, which produces MPAALNKQKGFSMVEVLLAMMLLVVVVTALSGYHRALAARFATLNQYRQLWHNAWSLSQLSTFALPAGWQASRVQTTHARCVSITVTLISPLGRRGEMTRLHCPVSQ; this is translated from the coding sequence ATGCCGGCTGCCCTGAACAAACAGAAAGGATTTAGCATGGTTGAAGTCCTGCTTGCGATGATGCTCCTGGTGGTGGTGGTGACCGCATTGTCCGGATACCACCGCGCGCTGGCGGCTCGATTTGCGACGCTGAATCAATATCGACAGCTCTGGCACAACGCATGGAGCTTGTCCCAGCTCTCGACATTCGCGCTGCCAGCAGGCTGGCAGGCCAGCCGGGTGCAGACAACGCACGCCAGATGTGTCAGCATCACGGTCACACTTATTTCTCCTCTGGGGCGACGCGGCGAGATGACGCGTCTGCATTGCCCGGTTAGCCAGTAG
- the recC gene encoding exodeoxyribonuclease V subunit gamma has translation MLRVYHSNRLDVLEALMEFIVERERLDDPFEPEMVLVQSTGMAQWLQMSLSKKFGIAANIEFPLPASFIWEMFVRVLPDIPEQSAFNKQSMSWKLMALLPDMLTRDEFTMLRHYLNDDSDKRKLFQLASRTADLYDQYLVYRSEWLIRWEAGEFVDGLPEAQIWQAPLWKALVEHTEKLGQPKWHRANLYDRFISILENATVRPARLPSRVFICGISALPPVYLKALEALGKHVDIHILFTNPCRHYWGDIQDARWLSRLVTRQRKRLFEERSVPLFKDSETAAQLFDDEGIQNLPNPLLASWGKLGRDYIHMLSDITSSGEGDVDAFVDITPDSLLHNIQLDILELENRAIAGVTAEEFARSDKKRKLEPEDRSIIIHVCHSPQREVEILHDRLLAMLQDDPTLTPRDIVVMVADIDSYSPFIQAVFGSATGDRYLPYAISDRRARQSHPVLQAFVSLLSLPDSRFVSEDVLALLDVPVLAARFDINEEGLRYLRQWVNESGVRWGIDDDNVQEFELPPTGQHTWRFGLTRMLLGYAMESSQGEWNEVLPYDESSGLIAELVGHLSSLLMQLNHWRRELMQPRPLEAWLPVCREMLNDFFLPDSETEAAMALIEKQWQAIVDEGVNSHYAEAVPLTLLRDELTQRLDQERISQRFLAGPINICTLMPMRSIPFKVVCLLGMNDGVYPRALAPLGFDLMSPQPKRGDRSRRDDDRYLFLEALISAQNKLYISYIGRSIQDNSERLPSVLVQELVDYIGQSHYLPGDEERNCDESERRVKAHITCCHSRMPFDPVNYVANEHQSYAREWLPAAKQEGRAHADFIQELDARPIDTLTFEQLQRFWAHPVRAFFQQRLHVNFRSEESEIPDSEPFVLDGLERYKLNAQLLNALVDQEDAAKLFRRYKASGLLPYGAFGEIVWDAQCQEMKTLADRVIECRQPGKSIEIDLTCNGVQLTGWLTQVQPDGLLRWRPSMLSVSHGLQLWLEHLVYSACGNQGESRLFVRKDGEWRFPPMDTEQAAAWLGVYIEGYRQGMNKPLLLLPESGGAWIKACYDAQNDAMLTDDASLQKARGKFLQAYEGNMMVRGEGEDVWYQRLWRTLEPEYYDAITEEAQRYLLPLFKFNQS, from the coding sequence ATGTTAAGGGTCTACCACTCAAATCGTCTGGATGTGCTGGAAGCACTGATGGAATTTATCGTTGAACGCGAGCGTCTCGACGATCCTTTTGAGCCAGAAATGGTGCTGGTGCAGAGCACCGGCATGGCACAGTGGCTGCAGATGTCGCTTTCGAAGAAATTTGGCATTGCGGCAAACATTGAATTCCCTCTGCCCGCGAGCTTTATCTGGGAGATGTTTGTGCGCGTGCTGCCCGACATTCCTGAGCAGAGCGCCTTTAACAAGCAAAGCATGAGCTGGAAGCTGATGGCACTGCTCCCGGATATGTTAACGCGCGATGAGTTCACCATGTTGCGCCACTATCTCAACGACGATAGCGACAAGCGTAAGCTGTTCCAGCTGGCGTCGCGTACCGCCGACCTCTATGACCAGTATCTGGTTTACCGTTCCGAATGGTTAATTCGCTGGGAAGCTGGGGAATTCGTGGACGGGCTACCCGAGGCGCAAATCTGGCAGGCTCCGCTGTGGAAAGCGCTGGTGGAGCATACGGAAAAACTCGGACAGCCTAAATGGCACCGTGCGAACCTGTACGATCGGTTCATCTCGATACTCGAAAATGCGACGGTTCGCCCTGCAAGGCTGCCGTCACGCGTGTTTATCTGCGGTATCTCTGCCCTGCCGCCTGTCTACCTGAAAGCGCTTGAAGCGCTGGGTAAACACGTTGATATTCACATTCTCTTTACCAACCCGTGCCGGCACTACTGGGGCGATATTCAGGATGCGCGTTGGCTTTCGCGGCTGGTTACCCGCCAGAGAAAGCGGCTCTTCGAGGAACGCTCGGTTCCGCTGTTCAAAGACAGTGAAACCGCCGCACAGCTTTTTGATGATGAGGGTATTCAAAACCTGCCGAATCCGCTGCTTGCCTCCTGGGGCAAGCTGGGGCGCGATTACATCCACATGCTCTCCGATATCACCTCCTCAGGCGAGGGTGATGTGGATGCGTTTGTGGATATTACGCCGGATAGCCTGCTGCATAACATCCAGCTGGATATTCTGGAGCTGGAAAATCGCGCCATTGCCGGGGTCACCGCCGAGGAGTTTGCCCGTAGCGATAAGAAGCGAAAACTGGAGCCAGAGGACCGCAGCATCATCATTCACGTTTGCCACAGCCCGCAGCGTGAAGTTGAAATCCTGCATGACCGCTTGCTGGCAATGCTGCAGGACGATCCCACCCTGACGCCGCGGGATATCGTGGTCATGGTGGCGGATATCGACAGCTATAGCCCGTTTATCCAGGCCGTTTTCGGAAGCGCCACGGGCGATCGCTATCTGCCTTACGCTATTTCTGACCGCCGTGCTCGCCAGTCGCATCCGGTACTGCAGGCATTTGTTTCTCTTCTGTCACTGCCGGACAGCCGCTTTGTCTCAGAAGATGTGCTGGCGTTGTTGGATGTCCCCGTGCTGGCAGCACGTTTTGACATCAACGAAGAGGGGCTGCGCTACCTTCGCCAGTGGGTCAATGAATCCGGCGTTCGCTGGGGAATTGATGACGATAACGTCCAGGAATTTGAGCTGCCGCCTACGGGTCAGCACACCTGGCGGTTTGGCCTGACGCGCATGCTGCTCGGCTACGCCATGGAGAGCAGCCAGGGCGAGTGGAATGAAGTATTACCCTATGACGAATCCAGCGGATTAATCGCGGAGCTGGTTGGTCATTTATCCTCGCTGCTGATGCAGCTAAACCACTGGCGGCGAGAATTGATGCAGCCGCGTCCGCTCGAGGCATGGCTGCCGGTGTGCCGTGAAATGCTCAACGACTTCTTCTTGCCGGACAGCGAAACCGAAGCGGCAATGGCGCTTATTGAAAAGCAGTGGCAGGCCATCGTCGATGAGGGCGTCAACTCGCACTACGCTGAGGCGGTTCCTTTAACGCTCCTGCGTGATGAACTAACGCAGCGTCTCGATCAGGAGCGCATCAGCCAGCGCTTCCTTGCCGGGCCGATCAATATTTGCACCCTGATGCCAATGCGCTCTATCCCCTTCAAGGTCGTCTGTCTTCTGGGGATGAATGACGGCGTTTATCCGCGAGCGCTGGCACCGTTAGGTTTTGATCTCATGAGCCCTCAGCCAAAGCGGGGCGACCGTAGCCGTCGCGATGATGACCGTTACCTTTTCCTTGAGGCGCTTATCTCCGCGCAGAATAAACTCTATATCAGCTACATTGGGCGCTCGATCCAGGACAACAGCGAACGGCTCCCCTCGGTACTGGTGCAAGAGCTGGTGGACTATATCGGGCAGAGCCACTATTTGCCGGGCGATGAAGAACGCAATTGCGACGAAAGCGAACGGCGGGTGAAGGCGCACATCACCTGTTGCCATAGCCGTATGCCGTTTGACCCGGTGAACTATGTTGCAAATGAACATCAAAGCTACGCGCGCGAGTGGCTTCCGGCGGCGAAGCAGGAGGGAAGGGCGCACGCCGATTTCATTCAGGAGCTTGACGCGCGGCCAATTGACACCCTGACCTTCGAACAGCTCCAGCGGTTTTGGGCGCATCCGGTACGGGCATTTTTCCAACAGCGGTTACATGTCAACTTCCGCTCTGAAGAGAGCGAAATCCCTGACTCTGAACCCTTTGTCCTTGATGGGCTGGAGCGGTATAAGCTCAATGCTCAACTTTTGAATGCGTTAGTCGATCAGGAAGATGCCGCTAAGCTCTTCCGCCGCTATAAGGCCTCCGGGTTACTACCCTATGGTGCTTTTGGGGAAATCGTCTGGGACGCGCAGTGCCAGGAAATGAAAACCCTGGCTGACCGGGTGATTGAGTGCCGACAGCCCGGCAAAAGCATCGAAATCGATCTTACCTGTAACGGCGTGCAGCTTACGGGCTGGTTGACCCAGGTCCAGCCTGACGGGCTGCTGCGCTGGCGGCCATCAATGCTTAGCGTTTCACACGGTTTGCAACTCTGGCTCGAACATCTTGTCTACAGTGCTTGCGGTAACCAGGGCGAAAGCAGGTTATTTGTGCGTAAGGACGGGGAATGGCGCTTCCCGCCAATGGATACCGAGCAGGCAGCGGCATGGCTGGGGGTGTACATTGAAGGCTATCGTCAGGGAATGAACAAACCCCTGCTGCTCCTCCCCGAAAGTGGGGGGGCATGGATAAAAGCCTGTTACGACGCGCAGAATGATGCCATGTTAACGGATGACGCTTCGCTGCAAAAAGCGCGCGGTAAGTTTTTACAGGCCTATGAAGGAAACATGATGGTGCGCGGCGAAGGAGAGGATGTCTGGTATCAACGTTTATGGCGAACGCTGGAGCCCGAATACTATGACGCTATCACGGAAGAGGCGCAGCGCTACCTGTTACCGTTGTTCAAATTTAATCAGTCCTGA